The genomic DNA TTGGAGGCAGGCCCAACCTCTCCTGTATTGAGTCAGCTAAACCTGCTATCTAAGCACCACTTTAGACCTTAAGACCTTTGTTCCCCCCTTCTTTGGGAACAGTAGGATCAGGTCAGGCCAAGAGGAGAACTCCTGGTCTGTATGGTTTTGTGATTTGTTTGCcgaattaattttaatttgtgtCAGTTCCCTTATCTGGCTTGTAACACAGGGGAGGGGATGGCGTTTTTTGCTCTGTTTGTAACTTGATTTGCAGTTTACATAAAAATAGGGTCTGAGGCATGGGATCAGGCCTTCTTAAACTGGTTTCACTGTTGAAGAAATGTATTGCATAACTAATGCTCTTATTTCAAACCATATGTTCCATTTAAATATATAACTTACTCAGCATGCCTTGGAGTTATGTAACATCCTGCACGCCTTAAATCAGAGGTAATCTTAATGGGATTAGATGTAATGGTAACTGAATTAATGTGGTGTGATAGTGGGTTTAGGGGTTTATTACTGATAGTCCTGTGTGAGTATGTTGATAAAACAGAAAGCTGgttatggatttaaaaaaaaaaaaaaaaaagcatatctgattttctttcagatgtttctAAACTCCAGCACATATCCTGAAATTCATGGTTATTTGCATGCAAAGGAGCAGGGAAAAAAGTCATGGAAAAAGCTGTACTTTCTTTTGCGAAGATCTGGTCTTTATTTTTCCACTAAAGGTACATCAAaggtaaggcaaaaaaaaaaaaagagagagagagagaaatacaaacTTAGAGCAAATGTTTATGATTTGCTGTAATATTAacctaaattaaaatatatagagaTATTGTGGTATAAAACTGGGAAAACATAGTCTCAGGAAAAGTAGTTTCTTTTTGCCATATTAGTTTGCTTCATTCTGGTTATACATAGTTAATATTTTTCCAATCAgcactgtatatttttaaaatgagttttcaaATAGTAGttaaaatttttgaagttttaGAAGGTGCTCTGAAAGATGCACACAATAGTTTGTTATCAAAAGTAAACCAAATTAAAAGTAAAGTATAAAAAGATTTTATAGGAACATTTTTAGAGTTCTCAAATTTTATCAcagttcagtttttcattttactAGTTCAGTTTTTTGATGGCAGTACTGTTAACCTGATTATGGCAAACAGCATACAATGCAGATGAGACATCTTTTATGTAAACCACTTAAAGTTTTTTGTGTTGTTCTGAATTTTCTGTGTTAACTGCCAGTCTTCCCTGAGCTGTTTTTGTATCCTTCAGCAAATATCTTTTGTTTGCTTCCTGGACTTAACTAACCTTGGAGGATGGAGGTAATGCTTAGAAATAGTACTGGACAGTAATTATTGCAGtatgttgtttttttcaaattctgaaagtatatttcattttgctgtttaaaatgcATAGTGAACTCAAAACTTACCAAGTTACTTTTCAGTCACACTCTAATATTACTGTGGCTTCCATCTAGTGGATGTTTTCCTAGAAATCAAATCACTTGcactgtgttttttctctctgtgggAGAAGGAATTCTTTGACTAGTTTGAGGAGTTTTTTCCCTGTATTAGAAAGTGAATTTTGAGTTGCCTATGTCTAGATTTCAAGAGACAATGTTATAGTTAAAACTGATGTATGTAAGACCATACTTTGGAACAGGACAACTACTATACTGTTCTCAGTTTCTTATCTGGAAAGGCTGGCTAAAAATAGTCTAATGGTATtatatctttcttctttttaggaACCAAGGCAtctgcagtttttctgtgaattcAGCAATAGTGATATGTACATGTCTTTGACAGGCAAAAAGATATCTGGAGCACCAACAAACTACGGATTCTGTTTTAAGGTACAAGCTTACTATTCTTATATGTATTAAAGCAAGCCACAGATTTTAGGTAAGCGtaagtttctttaaaatttatGAAAATAATATTCAGCTGTCTATTATAAAATAGGAGAATTAGTGGCTTTTATTTCAACAGGTATTATCTTCAAGATATGCATTAATGATAAAAAAATGTGCTGTGGCCTTCTAGCCTAACAAATCAGGAGGAACCAGAGACCTGAAACAGCTTTGTGCAGATGATGAGCAAAGTAGGACCTGTTGGATGACAGCAGTTAGGTTGCTTAAGGtaaattttttttgtggagttaACTTCTTGCTTGAGGTTTACCATGTGGAAATATTGATATTGTGAAATAGAGAAGTAACATTAATTGCAGCTTCTCATGCAACATCAATTAATTTTGTATGCTGAGGGCTTCTTTTCCTTCATCTCAAAAGAGAGAGACCAAATTCCTGGAATCATAGTAGGGGATGGAACGATATCTTGAAGCTTCAATCCTGCAAACACTTACACTTAACATTATGCATATGTTTTTTATGTAACTCTGCTGAATTTAGTGAGATTGCTGATGAGTAAGGTTGACCGAAGCTACAAGTATATACAAGATTGGGactttaaaatgtttctaaaatataTCTATTTGTGATAAAATATGAATAGGTCAGTTGGTGTATTGAATGTCTAGAATCTAATGCAGatgtatacatttaaaaaatgcaacaacaatttctttattttaacagCATCTGTCCCtgttttttaattgtttgtaAAGAAAAGCAGTACAAGTGTTATCTTTTACACCTGGGGAAAAAAGTTTACTTGGCTTGGGATTGTAGTTTAAAATGCTAACCATATTATTTTCTGGTTTTAGTACGGGATGCAGCTGTATCAGAATTACATGCAACCTTATCAAGGTAGAAGTGGCTGCAGCCCTTTGACTATAACACCTATGGTATGTCCTACAGTATGTCCATGAATGAATACGTTGTTTCTGCCatcatgctatttttaagtaACTTTTGTCAGTTACACTACTGACCTGATCCTGCAAATCTCTGTATGTGTGAATGCTTATTGAAATCTTTAGGGATATCAGGGTAGACTAGACAGCTAATTAATTAATTTACTTAATTAATACAAATCTGGTAGTTCAGACCAGTTAACAAGCTTTTTCCCATTGTCAAATATGAAGTATTTTGAGAGTTCATTGGCTTATTATCACTGTCAAAGAGAATGGaaagaggattttaaaagcagagcagcagaactataaatgaattaaaaaagcaGCACAGTGTTTAAGGTTGCACATCCTGTAAATTATTAATAAGTGAGCTTTAATAAATGCTTTTCAGTGTACAGTAATACTTCCCTTCTATTTCTTAAAAATGGTTAAGTACCTAAGATGAATTTCAGCTGATAAAATActgcctggacttcagagggacACCATAATTTGGCAGAACTGGATTTTGAAGGAACACCAGCCTGTAATAGAGAATGTTTGTCTCCAGAGTCAGATAGCTGGGATTGGATCAGTTTGTCCTTTTCTTTAATACCTTGCCCTCCTCATTCCAGTCCTTTGTGAGTCATTTAacttcagtttttttcttggaTGACTTATATCTCTTTATGTTTTTTGGTTGGTTAATTtagataaaaattatttattgctAGGACTTGTGATGATGATCTGATGGTGGTTTTTTTGAACTTTTATTCTAGCTCTTGCTGTTAAAATGCCTAAAATATGTAATTGCTTTTATGGGTATTcatgagaaaattattttccGTAATATTGCTAATAAGCATGGCTTCAATATTGTGCATAATGCAGTGACTGTGTTCTTACTTGCTGTTACGTGTAGCTGTAACAATAGCCAGCTGCTTCTTTTATAATGGATCTGGGAgccattactgattttttttttttttttttcctctctcctcttacATTGCCACGTGCATTTTAGCTCATGTAGATTCTAACACAGGCTGCATCTATAACCAGTATTAAGCATGGCATCGCCTTATACTTGTGTATAATTAGTGAACTGAACAACAAATTTGAAAAACTCAAGAATTCGGTATTGAAGTTATCGAATGTACTTCGTAGAGAAATCAATTCAATGTTTCACATTCCTGAATAATTCACAGCTATCTCAGCTGCGAGGAGTTCCCTACGCTCTCCTAAAGAGACACAAATGTCTCCTCTTATTTTGCCCTTGTTTTTCACTTTTGCAAAGTTCTTTGCAGGTTACAGTTATTCAGGCAGACCTTTAGCTTAGACTACAGTGTCAAGAGTTACAGCAAACAACAGAATTACTCTCTTCTATTTCTAGTTATCTTAGAGGAATCTATCTGTAACCAAACAGGAACAAAGCAGCTCTTTTGGTTTTCTGAGTCAGGATGCTTTGTTAACTCTACTGAAATCTGTGAATCTTACATTCTAGATATTTCTTTAATTTATAGAgtgataaaatgtttttaaattatttgatatCCCAGTGACTACCAGCATTTAAGCCATTACAATCAGCATCAAATTTGATTGTATAAATCTGGTTTCTGTGTAATATATCAGTGAACTTTAAGGTTGTTTTGTCAAACTTTAATACTTTTTATTCTATTGTTACAAACTTGATCTTCACttggtgaaaaacaaaaaaacccctctttttTAATAGTAGGTCCTATAGTTGTTGAGTCTGTGTCTGTTCCATGATAGGAGtttgaaggaaaatattaaaatagatCTTAAAATCTATAGAAATTGATGTTTTCTATGCTTAAATCTGGTAAATTTGATTGAAAGTTCATGTAGAGAATGTATAAACTTATATTTatagcaaaatatttcaaatctttATTTACCTGATGGTTCTGTTCAAgtattttgtttattatttttgtgtCTGTTACTTGGACAGCTTAATATCAGCTTCCTGACTTGTTTTGACATGCAAAGGGATAGTTATAGTTAAAAATATAACTAGTGTTTATGGTAAAGCGATGTATTCATCATTCATCACAGTGGTGCAAAAAGATGATCTGTCCTGCCAAATTGTAAAATTGAGCTTTGCAGGAACATACGGGAATTACAAATGTTCCCCAGAGTAAAAACAAATTTGGCTCTGATAGGAAACATTGCAGATATTtgaaacacaatttaaaaaaacataatGTTTTCTCAGAAACTCTGTTTTAAAAGatagagcttttaaaaaaaaaaaaacagacaattttttttttttttcagagaagcatttcagaaaattcCTTAGTAGCAATGGATTTCTCAGGACACAGAAGCAGAATTATAGAAAATCCAACAGAAGCCCTTTCAGTTGCAGTTGAAGAAGGATTAGCATGGCGGGTATAAACACCTTTTCTTTATCAGAATactatttctgacttttttttccttacaaaaaagctttgaaatcatattttttctcctctcccacacAGAGGAGAGGGTGTCTACGGCTCAATTCACATGGTAGTCCTACTGCCATGTCTAACATAGGTATGTGTGAGTTAATTCATTGCAAGAGGAATGCAATAGTTGATAGTTTCAATAAAAGCAATGTAATTTTTAAGGATCTTTATTTCTCCAGCTATACACAGATCTCAGTCATGGTTTCATCATAAAATCTCTAGAGATGAAGCTCAGAGACTTATTTTGCAGCATGGACTTGTAGATGGGTAAGTTAATTCTTTACATAACTCTTCTGAGGCACATTTCTAGTCAACAACTGCTATTTTCATGTACTTTTTATTGTGGGGGAGATGGGGGAAGGAAGATTTTGCACTTACctaatagaaatatatatatatttttatatgtaggGCTATCTGGGGATCAGTTGGTTTCTATTTTATATCTTCTCCAAGCAATAAAGTGGTGATTTAACACTTTGATACTGTCACTGACAGATTACTTATGTCTGCTCAGAGCCAGGCATTTGAGCTCTGTATTTGCGCAATCTTCTCTGTGAACCATCCACTTTGGCACCAGGGCCTTTTGTATCTCTTATTAGTGATGAAAGACTGAAAGCAAGTCTGAAAACATTGCTTAACCTTATTCCAGGATGAACTGTGCAGAGACAGCAATTGAAAAAAAGTACACTTTTCCTCATGAAATGAGTAAAAATCTTACTATCCCTCAATGGTAAACAGTAAGCATTAGGGTAAGActattcacttttatttttcttgcatttaaatattcattcagaaaaaaattacaaagtatGTATTTCCTGTTCAAATCCTCCTATTTTTCACTTAAATCCTTCCTTTATCCTTCCTCATGTAATAAATGTAGACTTGGGCCTCCTTCATTCAAGGAGTTACTCTGTGAAACCTAAAGTTTCTCTTGATCTGTTTCTAGTTAGGTATCTGTAACATTAGACCACTGGTTACATTCCTTCAGTTTTAGAGCAAGTATATTCTAATACTATTTCCTACATCTGCAGAAagagctctgaaaaaaaaaaactggggggagagagggaagaaaggggaggcaaaaacagttttatttagcAAGTGAGGatatttacacttttttttttttttttttttaattacaggggTCCCATTTTTAAGCCTGGCTAATCATTGTGAAACTATTACTGTAGTCTGCATTGATTTCTGCATTTGTTACAAGAGAGGGACATGGGATAAATCCAACATTTATTTCTGAGGAGTATGCAGTTCTAGATCTGATGAATTTTCTGGTGTATTTCAGTGGCCACACACAGATATTGTTAAATGACACCCAGGAAACTTGGGGAATAAAGAGCAATAGCATTTGAAATGAGAAAGTGAACACCTTGCAAACATTAGCTTAGTACAATGTTTTTTATGTAGTAGTCTTGGACCTATTCATAGATATGCATTGTGATTTTGATGAAGATGATCCTCTTGAGAAGACTGTCTAGAATTGATTGGAACATGGTAGTGGAAGGAATCATGTGCTGATAGATATGTATTCATGAGTCGCAATGAAGACATGAATGTATTAGAGCATTTGACAAATGCATTGCTTTTTGAAGGGCTGAAAGAGTGAATTGTCACCAGAAATACAGAAGTTTTTCATGGGAAtaagaagattttattttttgctggggGAAGAAAAACACATATTGAGCCTTTTGAGATTCTTCAAAGATAAAACTGATCCCAAGCCAGAGATCTCCTGCATATATAACAGCCGGTGGTAGGGCCCTCTGTAATAATATATGAATAATATATGTACCAACAAACACACTGTTCATAATGGCAAAGGACTATTATATAAAGTATCTACTTGGTAGTCTTGGTATTTGAATAACCCAATAACAGGTTAGAGCATGCTAGGA from Apteryx mantelli isolate bAptMan1 chromosome 6, bAptMan1.hap1, whole genome shotgun sequence includes the following:
- the GRB14 gene encoding growth factor receptor-bound protein 14 isoform X3 — translated: MAAPGRSPCLAPPGGALPPPDRRKKKDANILEIPSIPNPFPELCCSPFASVLSASLLPKATSRKKQVIKVYSEDDTSRALEVPSDITARDVCQLLILKNHYIDDHSWTLFEQLTHTGLGRAIEDHELVMEVQSNWGMEEENRLYFKKYYAKYEFFKNPVSFFPDHMMSFSSETNAAISHSGMLQMFLNSSTYPEIHGYLHAKEQGKKSWKKLYFLLRRSGLYFSTKGTSKEPRHLQFFCEFSNSDMYMSLTGKKISGAPTNYGFCFKPNKSGGTRDLKQLCADDEQSRTCWMTAVRLLKYGMQLYQNYMQPYQGRSGCSPLTITPMRSISENSLVAMDFSGHRSRIIENPTEALSVAVEEGLAWRRRGCLRLNSHGSPTAMSNIAIHRSQSWFHHKISRDEAQRLILQHGLVDGMNCAETAIEKKYTFPHEMSKNLTIPQW